Proteins encoded within one genomic window of Bacillus sp. 1NLA3E:
- a CDS encoding acyltransferase, with product MTNKENRIRESNFELLRIISMLMVVILHFGTHGFSRYVNIPTFLTGINEFIYYFIRSLSIIAVNLYVLVSGYFLYKSQFKLKKLINLFLMTSFFSTIIYILCILLGYTDFTFVSFIKSLFAVFFEQYWFVSLYFIMYILSPYLNRLIDHLNKKEHFNLLLILVLITTVWQFIYPIANIGVASGYGLIYFLFLYLLAAYIRKYNFIMFDFGKNVYLILFIFLALFNAIIIYKFNDSLGQLYNYNSPITLLMSYCLFLYFKQIKIKSRIINFTSVYVFGIYLIHEHPVVREILWSKLGIIEDVISTQTNFIILKFVCFSLLIFISCWFVSLILNTIFNILFNKIFYCNRQ from the coding sequence ATGACAAATAAAGAAAATAGGATTCGTGAATCGAACTTTGAATTATTAAGAATTATTTCAATGCTAATGGTTGTTATCTTACATTTTGGTACTCACGGATTTTCAAGATATGTGAATATACCAACATTTTTAACCGGAATTAATGAGTTCATATATTACTTTATAAGATCATTATCCATCATCGCTGTTAACTTATACGTGCTAGTAAGTGGGTACTTTTTATATAAATCTCAGTTTAAATTAAAAAAATTAATAAATCTTTTTTTGATGACAAGTTTCTTTTCTACAATAATTTATATATTATGTATCCTGCTAGGATACACGGATTTTACTTTTGTTAGTTTCATAAAATCTTTATTTGCTGTTTTTTTCGAACAATATTGGTTTGTATCTTTATATTTTATCATGTATATATTATCCCCATATTTAAATAGATTAATTGATCATCTAAATAAGAAAGAGCATTTTAACCTATTGTTAATACTAGTTCTAATTACCACTGTTTGGCAGTTCATATACCCGATTGCAAATATTGGAGTAGCTTCTGGATATGGACTGATTTATTTTTTGTTTCTATATTTACTCGCAGCATATATTCGAAAATATAATTTTATAATGTTTGATTTCGGCAAAAATGTATACCTAATACTATTTATATTTTTAGCCCTTTTTAATGCAATAATAATATATAAATTTAATGATAGTCTTGGTCAATTGTATAATTATAATTCGCCAATCACTCTTTTAATGTCATATTGTCTTTTTCTTTATTTTAAACAAATTAAAATTAAGTCAAGAATAATTAATTTTACTTCGGTCTATGTTTTTGGAATTTATCTAATTCATGAGCATCCTGTTGTTAGAGAAATATTATGGTCGAAATTAGGGATAATAGAAGATGTTATTTCAACTCAAACAAATTTTATAATATTAAAATTTGTTTGTTTCAGCCTTCTTATTTTTATTAGTTGCTGGTTTGTCTCATTAATTTTAAATACAATTTTTAATATATTATTTAATAAAATCTTTTATTGTAATAGGCAATAA
- the galU gene encoding UTP--glucose-1-phosphate uridylyltransferase GalU, which yields MKRVKKAIIPAAGLGTRFLPATKAMPKEMLPIVDKPTIQYIVEEAIESGIEDIIIVTGKGKRAIEDHFDNAFELEQNLFDKEKFDLLEKVQATSKMVDIHYIRQKEPKGLGHAVWCARKFIGSEPFAVLLGDDIVRSETPCLKQLINEFNRTHSSVIGVKRVPEDQTNRYGIIDPIDQQGRSFQVKNFVEKPRIGSAPSNLAIIGRYIFTPEIFKFLERQEIGAGGEIQLTDAIQELNQIQRVFAYEFEGKRYDVGEKLGFIETTIQFALEREDLRGDLLRFMEKTLSENK from the coding sequence TTGAAAAGAGTAAAAAAAGCGATTATCCCAGCGGCTGGTCTTGGAACAAGGTTTTTACCTGCTACAAAAGCGATGCCAAAAGAAATGCTTCCAATTGTAGATAAACCAACAATTCAATATATCGTCGAAGAAGCAATTGAGTCTGGAATAGAAGATATTATTATTGTTACAGGAAAAGGGAAGCGAGCAATAGAGGATCATTTTGATAATGCATTTGAATTAGAACAAAACTTATTTGATAAAGAAAAATTTGATCTATTAGAAAAGGTTCAAGCAACTTCAAAAATGGTGGATATCCACTATATCAGACAGAAAGAGCCGAAAGGTCTCGGACATGCAGTTTGGTGTGCTCGGAAATTTATTGGGAGTGAACCTTTTGCTGTTTTATTGGGGGACGACATTGTTCGTTCAGAAACACCATGTTTGAAACAACTAATAAATGAATTTAATAGAACTCACTCCTCAGTTATTGGAGTAAAAAGAGTTCCTGAAGATCAGACAAACCGTTACGGTATAATAGATCCAATAGATCAACAAGGACGTTCTTTTCAAGTGAAAAATTTCGTTGAGAAACCTCGAATAGGGTCAGCTCCGTCTAACTTAGCTATTATAGGAAGATATATTTTCACACCTGAGATTTTTAAGTTTTTAGAAAGGCAAGAAATTGGTGCAGGGGGAGAAATACAGTTAACAGATGCGATCCAAGAATTAAACCAAATTCAACGGGTATTTGCTTATGAATTCGAAGGTAAAAGATATGATGTTGGAGAGAAACTAGGTTTTATCGAAACCACCATTCAATTTGCACTTGAAAGAGAAGATCTAAGAGGAGATTTATTGAGATTTATGGAAAAAACACTGAGCGAGAACAAGTAA
- the tagU gene encoding polyisoprenyl-teichoic acid--peptidoglycan teichoic acid transferase TagU, whose amino-acid sequence MRAKKKKQKRRWLRIVGIILLLMLIGAGIYGLKVYKSFNSAIDSMHQTTDRKKSDKRVEDVTLSKKEPFSVLLLGVDEREGDKGRSDTIIVMTVNPNNKSVKMLSIPRDTRTQIIGKGKLDKINHAYAFGGVDMAMATVENFLDIPIDYYVEINMDGFKDIVDAVGGVTVNNDYAFAFEGTRFPMGELQLNGDKALKFSRMRYQDPRGDYGRQIRQREIIQAVIDSGISISSLSKYNDIFDALSGNIKTNLTFDEMMDIQKNYRTATSNIEQMDPLTGQGTKIDSVFYILVPDEEKERIQDELKRQLEINSISKTAQAN is encoded by the coding sequence TTGCGAGCCAAAAAGAAAAAACAAAAAAGAAGATGGCTACGTATAGTGGGAATCATTCTATTGTTAATGTTAATTGGTGCCGGTATATACGGTCTTAAAGTTTATAAATCCTTTAATAGTGCTATTGATTCAATGCATCAAACTACTGATAGGAAAAAGTCAGATAAACGAGTAGAGGATGTAACCTTATCAAAAAAAGAACCATTCTCGGTTTTATTACTTGGGGTTGACGAACGTGAGGGAGACAAAGGACGCTCGGATACAATTATTGTTATGACAGTTAATCCTAATAATAAATCTGTAAAAATGTTAAGTATACCAAGGGATACGCGAACCCAAATTATTGGTAAAGGTAAATTGGATAAAATTAATCATGCCTATGCCTTCGGTGGTGTTGACATGGCAATGGCAACAGTTGAAAATTTCTTGGACATCCCTATTGATTATTATGTCGAAATTAACATGGATGGCTTTAAGGATATTGTGGATGCCGTAGGTGGTGTAACTGTAAATAACGATTATGCTTTTGCTTTTGAAGGGACCCGTTTTCCTATGGGTGAATTACAGCTTAATGGAGATAAAGCCTTAAAGTTTTCTAGAATGAGATATCAAGACCCTAGAGGAGATTACGGACGCCAAATCAGACAAAGAGAAATTATTCAAGCTGTAATTGATAGTGGTATAAGTATATCGTCTTTATCCAAATATAATGATATTTTTGATGCACTTAGTGGGAACATAAAAACAAATCTAACTTTTGATGAAATGATGGATATACAAAAAAATTACCGAACTGCTACAAGTAACATTGAGCAAATGGACCCCCTTACTGGTCAAGGGACAAAAATTGACTCTGTTTTTTATATTCTTGTACCGGATGAAGAAAAGGAAAGGATACAAGACGAGTTGAAAAGACAACTTGAGATTAATTCTATTTCTAAAACAGCACAAGCAAATTAG
- the tagU gene encoding polyisoprenyl-teichoic acid--peptidoglycan teichoic acid transferase TagU → MNLRSEKKANKKKKKWGKILITTFVLIFLAVGAYAYSVYHSLSNAVDTMHQPLKREKSEKRTDDLSLKDAQPFSVLLLGVDQRKNDRGRSDSIIVLTVNPQKNSVKMLSIPRDTRTEIVGKGTVDKINHAYAFGGVEMSIATVEKFLDIPIDHYIQINMEGFKDIVDAVGGVTVQNDLDFTYEGVHFTKGELNLNGEKALKYSRMRYDDPRGDFGRQARQRQIIQAVINEGASLKSLTNYGNIFNALGTNVKTSLTFDQMVTIQSKYKAASKNMEQEQLKGQGGKIDGIYYFNVPSEEKSRIQLIFKEHLNL, encoded by the coding sequence ATGAATTTACGTTCGGAGAAAAAAGCAAACAAGAAGAAAAAAAAGTGGGGAAAAATATTAATTACCACCTTTGTTCTCATATTTCTTGCTGTTGGGGCGTATGCATATTCTGTTTATCATTCACTATCTAATGCAGTAGATACTATGCATCAGCCATTAAAAAGGGAAAAATCAGAAAAACGCACTGATGATTTGTCGTTAAAAGATGCTCAACCATTTTCAGTTCTGCTTCTTGGGGTAGACCAAAGAAAAAATGACAGGGGCCGTTCTGATTCTATTATAGTCTTAACTGTTAACCCACAAAAAAACTCTGTTAAAATGTTAAGTATTCCCCGTGATACTAGAACAGAGATTGTTGGCAAGGGTACAGTCGATAAAATCAATCACGCTTATGCATTTGGTGGAGTAGAAATGTCAATTGCTACAGTCGAAAAATTCCTTGATATCCCTATTGACCATTATATTCAAATTAATATGGAAGGTTTTAAAGATATTGTGGATGCAGTTGGAGGAGTCACAGTTCAAAATGATCTAGACTTCACTTACGAGGGAGTGCATTTCACCAAAGGAGAATTGAATCTTAATGGAGAGAAAGCGTTAAAATACTCTCGTATGAGATACGACGACCCAAGAGGCGATTTTGGAAGACAAGCTAGACAACGTCAAATCATTCAAGCTGTTATTAATGAGGGCGCCAGCCTAAAATCACTTACTAATTATGGTAATATTTTCAATGCATTAGGTACAAACGTAAAAACCAGTTTAACCTTTGACCAAATGGTCACGATTCAAAGCAAATACAAAGCAGCGAGCAAAAATATGGAACAAGAACAATTAAAGGGGCAAGGCGGGAAAATAGATGGAATTTATTACTTCAATGTCCCTAGTGAAGAGAAAAGTAGAATCCAACTGATATTTAAGGAACATTTGAATTTATAG
- a CDS encoding acyltransferase, which translates to MDILKIVASFSVVLIHTSDLISNYDYFETQQWWAADFLNSISRWCVPVFFMLSGATLLNYKSRYTTASFYKKRLLKVLIPFIVWSFIYIIYRINIGNLVIFDLKQLILITISGPSMFHMWFFYPLIGFYFITPVLAVIVTNSNKRIIFFFVSVCIVQNIVYPLINKFFGFQIGFNIPLATKYVDYFLLGYLLKNLDLSKTYKSIIYILGIIGVMISFISTYILTLKMQKLDSFFMEYESISVLMSSISIFLLFKSIPWERLIKHHGCQLLVNKLSAASFGIYLVHIMVMKNFELLTGWGNDSRSFMVFGAVIIYFISLFIILILKKIPFLNKIVP; encoded by the coding sequence ATGGATATATTAAAAATCGTTGCAAGTTTCTCTGTAGTATTAATACATACATCGGATTTGATATCTAATTATGATTATTTTGAAACACAGCAATGGTGGGCTGCTGATTTTTTAAATTCAATTAGCCGTTGGTGTGTTCCGGTCTTTTTTATGTTAAGTGGAGCAACATTATTAAACTATAAATCTCGGTATACTACCGCTTCATTTTATAAGAAACGGTTATTAAAAGTATTGATCCCTTTTATAGTTTGGTCTTTTATTTATATAATTTATCGGATAAATATTGGCAACTTAGTTATTTTCGATCTAAAACAATTAATTCTGATTACCATTAGTGGACCATCTATGTTCCATATGTGGTTTTTTTATCCATTAATCGGTTTTTACTTTATTACCCCAGTATTAGCTGTGATAGTCACTAATTCAAACAAAAGGATTATTTTCTTCTTTGTATCGGTTTGTATTGTTCAAAATATTGTATACCCATTAATCAATAAGTTTTTTGGGTTTCAAATTGGTTTTAATATACCGCTTGCTACAAAATATGTGGATTACTTTTTACTTGGATATTTACTAAAAAATCTTGATTTGAGTAAAACCTATAAATCAATCATCTATATTTTGGGGATTATAGGAGTAATGATATCTTTTATAAGTACTTACATATTAACGTTAAAAATGCAAAAACTGGATTCCTTCTTTATGGAATATGAATCTATATCAGTATTAATGTCTAGTATATCTATATTTCTATTGTTTAAATCTATCCCTTGGGAAAGACTGATCAAACACCATGGCTGCCAATTATTAGTGAATAAGCTTTCTGCAGCAAGTTTTGGTATATATTTAGTCCATATTATGGTTATGAAAAACTTCGAACTGTTAACCGGTTGGGGTAATGATTCACGGTCTTTCATGGTTTTTGGTGCGGTTATCATATATTTCATAAGTTTATTTATTATTTTAATTTTAAAGAAAATCCCATTCCTTAACAAAATAGTTCCATAA
- the murJ gene encoding murein biosynthesis integral membrane protein MurJ codes for MKFIKSLSLLMVVTILTQLFMMYRSMLMAKFYGVNEVMDAYNIANILTISSVSIISAAITTVLIPLLVKKSYLAEEVESINTYVSVLGSISIFMVVLLILFGQPIIKIFTLNHTESMQILTFNLTIILSVSQIFKVMTGISTAFFQTKSDFINPKIANLLAVVISICYFYFNSDPNIYGITIALGLSFFIEIIYLLFKQRKLDFKFKLTFKFHNSTFRLLMKNTGPIILSSAAFQLSVVFSNFIASYFGKGYVSIVGYSNQIVNIIHSLIILNIIMMLYPMIAKKFEENLIEAKKSLIQYINITNLFVIPIVFGFLALGDMIVEVLFQRGSFTSQNTYQVYLISGILFLAFPFNTMRDYIYRCFYSIKDTKTPSRNSILIVLLTILLIAVLAPFIQIFSIAIAPVLASVISLLLSYKKLITKIGKLDNDREILKNNLLFMINSVIMSLMLLIIKHFLEPFKIFTILELILLVVLGGIFYLLLVYLTQKRFLIGIIRHQSKNR; via the coding sequence ATGAAGTTTATTAAATCACTTTCATTATTAATGGTGGTTACTATTCTCACGCAATTATTTATGATGTATAGAAGTATGCTAATGGCTAAGTTCTATGGGGTAAATGAGGTAATGGACGCATATAACATTGCTAATATATTAACTATCAGTAGTGTTAGTATTATATCCGCAGCAATTACAACTGTTTTAATCCCATTATTAGTAAAGAAAAGTTACTTGGCTGAAGAGGTAGAGTCAATAAACACATATGTAAGTGTCTTAGGAAGTATCAGTATATTCATGGTTGTTTTACTTATCCTTTTTGGCCAACCTATTATAAAAATATTCACCTTAAATCATACTGAATCAATGCAGATTTTAACCTTTAATTTAACAATTATTTTGTCAGTTTCTCAAATATTTAAAGTGATGACTGGTATATCTACAGCTTTTTTTCAAACAAAATCTGATTTTATAAATCCAAAGATTGCAAATTTATTGGCAGTCGTTATTAGTATTTGTTATTTCTATTTTAATTCTGATCCAAATATATATGGAATTACAATTGCATTAGGTTTATCTTTTTTTATTGAAATTATTTATTTATTATTTAAACAAAGGAAATTGGATTTCAAATTTAAGCTAACATTTAAATTTCATAATTCAACTTTTAGACTGTTAATGAAAAATACTGGACCAATAATACTGAGTTCAGCTGCATTTCAATTATCTGTTGTGTTTTCTAATTTTATTGCAAGTTATTTTGGAAAAGGCTATGTCTCAATAGTTGGATATTCCAATCAAATTGTAAATATTATTCATAGTTTGATCATATTAAATATTATTATGATGCTATACCCTATGATCGCAAAAAAATTCGAAGAAAACTTAATCGAAGCAAAAAAATCTTTAATCCAGTATATTAACATTACAAATCTTTTTGTAATTCCAATTGTATTTGGTTTTTTAGCATTAGGTGACATGATTGTTGAAGTTTTATTTCAACGGGGAAGTTTTACGTCCCAAAATACTTATCAAGTGTATTTAATTAGTGGAATATTGTTTCTTGCGTTTCCATTTAATACGATGCGTGATTATATTTATAGATGTTTTTATTCAATTAAAGACACAAAGACCCCCTCAAGAAACTCAATTTTAATTGTGCTCCTTACCATTTTACTGATTGCAGTTTTGGCACCTTTTATTCAAATTTTTTCAATAGCCATTGCACCAGTTCTAGCTTCAGTTATCTCATTGTTGCTTTCTTATAAGAAGTTAATAACAAAAATAGGTAAATTAGATAATGATAGAGAAATATTGAAAAATAACCTTTTGTTTATGATTAATTCTGTAATAATGAGTTTAATGTTATTAATTATTAAACATTTTTTAGAGCCATTTAAAATTTTCACCATACTGGAGTTAATATTATTAGTGGTTTTAGGTGGAATATTTTATTTATTGCTAGTTTATCTAACACAAAAGAGATTTTTAATTGGAATAATTAGACATCAAAGTAAAAATCGGTAA
- a CDS encoding polysaccharide pyruvyl transferase family protein, which produces MRVAVDAYFNNNLGDDLFLEILLKRYKGVQFDFMITDSNSCLAFRNNPQVNFISRKKMLCNILKYDAYILIGGSLFQEPEDWRNHWRIFNLTVSLFKILGKSSFVLGCNFGPFDSEEYKNCYTKTFKKLTHMTVRDNYSFEILSNKGINLSVHPDIVLSKYIDLPIKKNPGIVGISIIDWPKNSEVEEYIVFISELVVSLIRKNRDIRLFAFQNTEEISDLRVINRILDKLDASIKSNISTVSYNGDLKIFLEKYAECYSMVTTRFHSLILSLKYLQNIFPIIYSKKTLQTLDYLKLNIDFIELENLSMTNKEEFVASLLSCKDNYEKAKINNLIQYSQHHFSVLDKVLRK; this is translated from the coding sequence TTGAGAGTAGCTGTAGATGCGTATTTTAATAATAACCTTGGGGACGATCTTTTCCTAGAGATATTGTTGAAGCGATATAAGGGTGTACAATTTGATTTTATGATAACTGATTCAAATTCTTGTTTAGCTTTTAGGAATAATCCACAGGTTAATTTTATAAGTAGAAAAAAAATGCTTTGTAATATTTTAAAATATGATGCTTATATCTTGATCGGGGGTTCGTTGTTTCAAGAACCAGAAGATTGGAGAAACCATTGGAGAATATTTAATCTAACTGTATCCCTATTTAAAATTTTGGGGAAATCCTCATTTGTGCTAGGGTGTAATTTTGGCCCCTTTGATTCTGAAGAATATAAAAATTGTTACACAAAGACGTTCAAGAAATTGACTCACATGACTGTTAGAGATAATTATTCCTTTGAAATATTATCGAATAAAGGGATTAATCTATCTGTACATCCTGATATTGTTTTGAGCAAATATATTGATTTACCGATTAAAAAAAATCCAGGAATAGTTGGAATCTCCATTATTGATTGGCCTAAAAATTCTGAGGTAGAAGAATATATTGTGTTTATTTCAGAACTTGTAGTTTCTTTAATTAGGAAAAATAGGGATATTAGACTATTTGCCTTTCAAAATACTGAGGAAATTAGTGATCTACGTGTCATAAATAGGATTTTAGACAAACTAGATGCTTCCATAAAAAGCAATATTAGTACCGTGTCATATAATGGTGATCTTAAAATTTTCCTTGAGAAATACGCTGAATGTTATTCAATGGTAACAACCAGATTCCATTCGCTAATACTTTCGTTAAAGTATCTACAAAATATATTTCCTATTATCTATAGTAAGAAAACATTACAAACTTTAGACTATTTAAAATTAAATATTGATTTTATCGAGTTAGAAAACTTATCAATGACTAATAAGGAAGAATTTGTGGCTTCTTTACTGAGTTGTAAAGATAATTATGAAAAGGCTAAAATAAATAATCTAATACAATATTCACAGCATCACTTTTCAGTTTTGGATAAAGTATTAAGAAAATGA
- a CDS encoding glycosyltransferase family 2 protein, with the protein MPKVSIIIPTYNSESTIERAVISCLHQTFKDIEVIVIDDGSMDSTRHIIKKIKDNRLRYYYFENSGRSKARNRGIENARGKYIQFLDSDDTLDILKIETAMGILNSDEKIDAIQCGTRYWKENKLVVESKASYRKNKGKLLLRQNIFPIHSVIFKKELASSFPENLSYCEDWFFWVKTLWKANIFFQPEYFGANVFIHHENTMTNYREMILGEIYILLRIKKEIACKSLLRDIKIIKQFIYYLINYNKKDLHEIGESTFTRYKLLKIIYYFTDIPIIRAVLKQVFVIKNKMIKKENLY; encoded by the coding sequence TTGCCAAAAGTCTCCATTATTATTCCAACATATAACTCAGAAAGTACAATAGAAAGAGCAGTCATTTCATGTTTGCATCAAACATTTAAGGACATAGAGGTGATTGTAATTGATGATGGATCAATGGATAGTACTCGACACATAATTAAAAAAATTAAAGATAATCGATTAAGGTACTATTATTTTGAAAATAGTGGCCGATCCAAAGCAAGAAATAGGGGCATAGAAAACGCACGGGGTAAATATATACAATTTTTAGATTCGGACGATACCTTGGACATATTGAAAATAGAAACTGCTATGGGGATTTTAAATTCTGATGAGAAAATAGATGCAATACAATGTGGAACACGATATTGGAAAGAAAATAAATTAGTCGTTGAGAGTAAAGCATCTTATAGGAAAAACAAGGGAAAACTCCTGCTAAGACAAAATATATTTCCTATTCATTCTGTGATTTTCAAAAAGGAACTAGCTTCTAGCTTTCCCGAAAACCTTTCTTATTGTGAAGATTGGTTTTTTTGGGTAAAAACATTATGGAAAGCAAACATATTTTTTCAACCAGAATATTTTGGAGCTAACGTTTTTATTCATCATGAAAATACCATGACTAACTACCGAGAAATGATATTAGGGGAAATCTATATTTTACTACGAATAAAAAAAGAAATTGCATGTAAGTCACTATTAAGGGATATCAAAATCATTAAACAATTTATATATTATTTGATTAACTATAACAAAAAAGACTTACATGAGATAGGAGAGTCAACTTTCACTAGATACAAACTATTGAAAATTATTTATTATTTTACAGATATACCAATTATTAGAGCTGTGTTAAAACAAGTTTTTGTGATAAAAAATAAGATGATTAAAAAAGAGAACCTTTATTAA
- a CDS encoding glycosyltransferase family 2 protein, which translates to MIDVIIPVYNGYAETKQCIDSLLNCENRKKIRFIFINDNSPNKEISDLLERIKDSRVIVLTNKQNLGFVKTVNIGMRYSNNDVILLNSDTVVTNFWIDKLFLASQSHKKVGTVTCLTNNGTIASVPNFNQDNEIPKGYTIEQFSQLVEQISKKLYPTIPTAVGHAMFIKRDALNAVGFFDEETFGMGYGEENDFSCRLIKKGFKNILADDTFIYHYGSTSFKKEKAVLLAKNKKKLIKKHLWYPINVKLFLFFDKKVKGICKNIQNEINVGQNL; encoded by the coding sequence ATGATTGACGTAATAATACCTGTTTATAATGGTTATGCAGAAACTAAGCAATGTATAGATTCATTACTAAATTGCGAAAATAGAAAAAAAATTAGATTTATATTTATAAACGATAATAGCCCAAATAAAGAAATTTCTGATTTATTAGAGCGAATTAAGGATAGTCGCGTCATTGTACTAACTAATAAACAAAACCTTGGATTTGTTAAAACAGTTAATATAGGTATGAGGTATTCTAATAATGATGTAATATTATTAAATTCTGACACTGTTGTAACAAATTTTTGGATAGATAAATTATTCTTGGCTTCTCAATCACATAAAAAGGTTGGAACTGTTACTTGTCTAACCAATAATGGTACTATTGCTTCTGTTCCGAATTTTAATCAAGATAATGAAATTCCAAAAGGGTATACCATAGAACAGTTTTCACAACTTGTTGAACAGATTTCAAAAAAATTGTATCCAACTATACCAACTGCAGTAGGTCATGCTATGTTTATTAAAAGAGATGCACTTAATGCAGTAGGTTTTTTTGATGAAGAAACATTTGGAATGGGATACGGGGAGGAAAATGATTTCTCCTGCCGACTTATAAAAAAAGGTTTTAAAAATATTCTGGCTGATGATACATTTATTTATCATTATGGGAGCACTTCATTTAAAAAAGAAAAAGCTGTTTTATTAGCTAAAAACAAGAAAAAATTAATAAAAAAACATTTGTGGTACCCAATAAATGTTAAATTATTTTTATTTTTTGATAAGAAAGTAAAAGGTATTTGCAAGAATATTCAGAACGAAATAAATGTGGGACAAAATCTTTAA
- a CDS encoding glycosyltransferase: MRILHYTLGLPPFRSGGLTRYASDLMEEQTKHNEVFHLYPGKVDFFNKNTKIIKKKKSNSGDKIIHFEIINSLPLPLFRGISQPSHFIITVPDNVYKEYLSLINPDVIHIHSLMGLHKEFITCAKDLGIRLVFTSHDYFGICPTINLYKDRENVNCNNYDDGKGCQECCFNAMNTKSLLLTQTSIYPFIKKIKKFIPSKKFRIGTVNSDKVEIDKLDKSKSYKYVLLREYYLTMLRRIDYFHFNSIQTEQVYKSYLPEVKGKVLSITHSGVRKNAIQKKQGSKIIIGYLGPMKEYKGFNLLIDLFKQLPKDYFELHIYGDDSILEVDENVFLYGRYSNEDLERIILSFDVVVVPSIWRETFGFVTLEALSFGTPVIVSENVGSKDLVKGEFGWKFDPSSPIELLNILTNLNKKVLNQKHVNINEYFIVNTLEEHSKLLIRNFYTENE, encoded by the coding sequence ATGAGAATATTGCACTATACATTAGGTCTTCCACCTTTTAGAAGTGGGGGACTTACTCGATATGCTAGTGATTTGATGGAAGAACAAACTAAACATAATGAAGTTTTTCATTTGTATCCGGGAAAAGTGGACTTTTTTAATAAAAATACAAAAATTATAAAAAAGAAAAAAAGTAATAGTGGGGATAAAATAATCCACTTTGAAATAATTAATTCACTCCCGCTTCCATTGTTTAGAGGGATAAGTCAACCTAGCCATTTTATTATTACTGTCCCTGATAATGTATATAAAGAGTATTTATCTTTGATTAATCCTGATGTAATTCATATTCATTCTTTAATGGGTCTGCATAAAGAATTTATTACCTGCGCTAAAGATTTAGGAATTAGGCTAGTATTTACTTCACACGACTATTTTGGAATTTGCCCCACAATAAACTTATATAAAGATAGAGAAAATGTTAACTGTAATAATTATGATGATGGTAAGGGTTGTCAGGAATGCTGCTTTAATGCAATGAACACTAAATCGCTTTTATTAACTCAGACATCTATATATCCTTTCATAAAAAAAATAAAAAAGTTTATTCCTTCAAAAAAGTTTAGAATAGGAACTGTAAATTCAGATAAAGTTGAAATAGACAAGTTAGATAAGAGTAAATCATATAAGTATGTCTTGTTAAGAGAATATTATTTAACAATGTTAAGAAGAATAGATTATTTTCATTTTAATAGTATTCAAACTGAACAAGTTTATAAGAGTTATTTGCCAGAAGTGAAGGGGAAAGTTTTAAGCATTACACATAGTGGAGTAAGAAAGAATGCTATACAAAAAAAACAGGGATCTAAAATAATAATAGGATATTTAGGTCCAATGAAAGAATATAAAGGGTTTAACCTTTTGATTGATTTATTTAAGCAGTTACCCAAAGATTATTTTGAACTTCACATTTATGGCGATGATAGTATTTTAGAAGTAGATGAAAATGTGTTTTTATACGGCAGATATTCGAATGAAGATTTAGAAAGAATAATCTTATCATTTGATGTTGTAGTTGTTCCGAGTATTTGGCGAGAAACATTTGGATTTGTTACTTTAGAAGCCTTAAGTTTTGGCACACCAGTAATTGTATCAGAAAATGTCGGGAGCAAGGATTTGGTTAAAGGAGAGTTTGGGTGGAAATTTGATCCAAGTTCTCCAATAGAGCTATTAAACATATTAACAAATTTAAATAAAAAAGTATTAAACCAAAAGCATGTAAATATTAATGAGTACTTTATTGTAAATACACTTGAGGAACATTCAAAATTATTGATTCGAAATTTTTATACTGAAAATGAATAG